A single region of the Salarchaeum japonicum genome encodes:
- a CDS encoding ATP synthase subunit B gives MKEYQTITEVSGPLVYVETDEPIGYDEIVEIETPSGETKRGQVLESSDGLVAIQVFEGTEGIGQDASVRFLGETMKMPVTEDLLGRVLDGSGNPIDGGPDIVPDERRDIIGSAINPHAREYPEDFIQTGVSSIDGMNTLVRGQKLPIFSASGLPHNDLALQIARQAEVPEEGDEDDDTEFAVVFGAMGITQEEANEFMDDFERTGALERSVVFTNLADDPAVERTITPRLALTTAEYLAFDKDYHVLVILTDMTNYCEALREIGAAREEVPGRRGYPGYMYTDLAQLYERAGRIKGREGTVTQLPILTMPGDDETHPIPDLTGYITEGQIMMDRDLNSQGVTPPVDVSPSLSRLMDDGIGEGLTRADHGDVADQLFAAYAEGKDLRDLVNIVGREALSERDNKYLDFADAFESEFVDQGFDTDRSIEQTLSIGWDVLSMLPKEELNRLDEEHIEQYYTEDVEVETDSEESDDSPVSAD, from the coding sequence ATGAAAGAGTACCAGACCATCACCGAAGTCAGCGGCCCGCTGGTCTACGTCGAGACCGACGAACCGATCGGGTACGACGAGATCGTCGAGATCGAAACCCCGAGCGGCGAGACCAAGCGCGGTCAGGTCCTCGAATCCAGCGACGGACTCGTCGCGATTCAGGTGTTCGAGGGCACGGAAGGTATCGGTCAGGACGCCTCGGTGCGGTTCCTCGGCGAGACGATGAAGATGCCCGTGACCGAGGACCTCCTCGGTCGCGTGCTCGACGGCTCCGGGAACCCAATCGACGGCGGTCCCGACATCGTGCCGGACGAGCGCCGCGACATCATCGGCTCCGCTATCAACCCGCACGCCCGCGAGTACCCCGAGGACTTCATCCAGACGGGCGTCTCGTCCATCGACGGGATGAACACGCTCGTGCGCGGCCAGAAACTCCCCATCTTCAGCGCGTCCGGCCTCCCGCACAACGACCTCGCGCTCCAGATCGCGCGTCAGGCCGAGGTGCCGGAGGAGGGCGACGAGGACGACGACACGGAGTTCGCGGTCGTGTTCGGCGCGATGGGTATCACGCAGGAGGAGGCGAACGAGTTCATGGACGACTTCGAGCGCACCGGCGCGCTCGAACGGTCCGTGGTGTTCACGAACCTCGCCGACGACCCGGCCGTGGAGCGGACGATTACGCCGCGGCTCGCGCTCACCACCGCCGAGTACCTCGCGTTCGACAAGGACTACCACGTTCTCGTCATCCTCACGGATATGACGAACTACTGTGAGGCGCTGCGCGAAATCGGCGCGGCGCGCGAGGAAGTCCCGGGCCGCCGTGGCTACCCCGGGTACATGTACACCGACCTCGCGCAGCTCTACGAGCGCGCGGGCCGCATCAAGGGCCGGGAGGGCACGGTGACGCAGCTCCCCATCCTGACGATGCCGGGTGACGACGAGACGCACCCGATTCCCGACCTCACGGGCTACATCACGGAGGGCCAGATCATGATGGATCGCGACCTGAACAGTCAGGGCGTCACGCCGCCCGTGGACGTCTCCCCCAGCCTCAGCCGGCTGATGGACGACGGTATCGGCGAGGGTCTCACCCGCGCCGACCACGGCGACGTGGCCGACCAGCTGTTCGCCGCGTACGCGGAGGGGAAAGACCTCCGCGACCTCGTGAACATCGTCGGGCGGGAAGCGCTCAGCGAGCGCGACAACAAGTATCTCGACTTCGCGGACGCGTTCGAGTCCGAGTTCGTCGACCAGGGCTTCGACACCGACCGCAGCATCGAGCAGACGCTCAGCATCGGCTGGGACGTGCTGTCGATGCTCCCGAAGGAGGAGCTCAACCGCCTCGACGAGGAGCACATCGAGCAGTACTACACGGAGGACGTGGAGGTCGAGACGGACTCCGAGGAGTCCGACGACTCACCCGTCAGCGCGGACTAG
- a CDS encoding V-type ATP synthase subunit D: protein MAGDVKPTRKNLMEIEERIEFSESGHDTLEQKRDGLIMEFMDILDTAQDVRSDLEDDYEDAQKKINMARAMEGDVAVRGAAAALKEEPELSVESKNIMGVVVPQIESSKVKKNLDERGYGVIGTSARIDEAADAYEELLESIILAAEVETAMKKMLEEIEQTKRRVNALEFNILPELRENQDYIEQKLEEQEREETFRMKKVKNKKEEEAKQAREAET from the coding sequence ATGGCAGGAGACGTCAAACCCACGCGCAAGAACCTGATGGAGATCGAGGAGCGCATCGAGTTCTCCGAGAGCGGGCACGACACGCTCGAACAGAAGCGTGACGGCCTCATCATGGAGTTCATGGACATCCTCGACACCGCGCAGGACGTGCGCTCCGACCTCGAAGACGACTACGAGGACGCGCAGAAGAAGATCAACATGGCGCGCGCGATGGAGGGCGACGTCGCCGTTCGCGGGGCTGCGGCCGCCTTGAAGGAGGAGCCGGAGCTCAGCGTGGAGTCGAAGAACATCATGGGCGTCGTCGTCCCCCAGATCGAGTCCTCGAAGGTGAAGAAGAACCTCGACGAGCGCGGGTACGGCGTCATCGGCACGTCCGCGCGCATCGACGAGGCCGCGGACGCCTACGAGGAACTCCTCGAATCCATCATCCTCGCGGCCGAGGTGGAGACGGCGATGAAGAAGATGCTCGAAGAGATCGAGCAGACGAAGCGCCGCGTGAACGCCCTCGAATTCAACATCCTGCCGGAACTCCGGGAGAACCAGGATTACATCGAGCAGAAGCTCGAAGAGCAGGAGCGCGAGGAGACGTTCCGCATGAAGAAAGTGAAGAACAAGAAGGAAGAAGAGGCGAAGCAGGCGCGCGAGGCCGAGACGTAG
- a CDS encoding DUF6276 family protein, with protein MPCALCDGDQLSFPVPDAAGEHLPDDRPGAALCTHCLAVEPVDDPPSAYPAFSESIPGFPDGEAGAVVACVFALVDSLALYRAEVSALADAAERRGVDVLLLIDRLAATDGVEPYFDVSRRGTQLEQLLYE; from the coding sequence ATGCCGTGTGCTCTCTGTGACGGCGACCAGCTCTCCTTTCCGGTGCCCGACGCGGCGGGCGAGCACCTGCCGGACGACCGGCCGGGTGCGGCGCTCTGCACGCACTGTCTCGCGGTCGAACCCGTGGACGACCCGCCATCGGCGTATCCCGCGTTCTCGGAGTCGATTCCTGGGTTTCCCGACGGCGAGGCGGGCGCGGTAGTCGCGTGCGTGTTCGCGCTCGTGGACTCGCTCGCGCTCTACCGCGCGGAGGTATCGGCGCTCGCGGACGCGGCGGAGCGCCGGGGCGTGGACGTTCTCCTCCTCATCGACCGCCTTGCCGCGACCGACGGCGTGGAGCCGTACTTCGACGTGTCCCGGCGGGGTACGCAGCTCGAACAGCTCCTCTACGAGTAG
- a CDS encoding succinic semialdehyde dehydrogenase, giving the protein MDTAWANPDRLAALREGLTRVGDRPTFPVEAPFTGERIADVPACIAADVDAAVAQAREAGTAWAARPVAERADVLSDFHDIVLDRQDDLLDVMQLETGKTRRDAFEEVLDVAATAQHYATRTDLLASERRAGALPGLTKTVVHRHPVGVVGLITPWNYPLTLTVSDALPALLAGNGVVLKPDESTTHTALLARDLLEDAGLPPGLLQVVSGDGADLGEPLISRVDHIGFTGSTAVGREVGALAGEHLTDVSLELGGKNPLLVLDDADPEKAAAGAVRASFANAGQLCISTERLYVHADAYDEFVDAFVRETRNLALGAGFEYGPEMGSLQSEQQLEKVAAHVEDAVARGATVLAGGRDRPDLGPYFYEPTVLEDVTAEMTLSGEETFGPVVALYEVDSVEEAVERANDSPYGLNASVWTTDTDRGERVAERIECGTVNVNEGYAAAWASIDAPMGGMKDSGVGRRHGDEGLLKYTESQTVATQRGVRIDPGPLPQSLWTAGLTLGLRALKRVSGWVR; this is encoded by the coding sequence ATGGATACCGCCTGGGCGAACCCCGACCGGCTGGCGGCGTTGCGCGAGGGCCTCACGCGAGTCGGCGACCGACCGACGTTTCCCGTGGAAGCGCCGTTCACGGGCGAGCGTATCGCGGACGTGCCCGCGTGCATCGCGGCGGACGTGGACGCGGCCGTCGCGCAGGCGCGGGAGGCGGGCACGGCGTGGGCCGCCCGTCCGGTGGCGGAGCGCGCGGACGTGCTCTCGGACTTCCACGATATCGTGCTCGACCGCCAGGACGACCTGCTGGACGTGATGCAGCTCGAAACCGGGAAGACGCGGCGGGACGCGTTCGAGGAGGTGTTGGACGTGGCGGCGACGGCCCAGCACTACGCGACACGCACCGACCTGCTCGCGTCTGAGCGCCGCGCGGGCGCGCTCCCCGGCCTCACGAAGACGGTCGTCCACCGCCACCCCGTCGGCGTCGTCGGCCTCATCACGCCCTGGAACTACCCGCTCACGCTCACCGTCTCGGACGCCCTCCCGGCACTCCTCGCGGGCAACGGCGTCGTCCTGAAGCCCGACGAGTCCACCACGCACACCGCGTTGCTCGCCCGCGACCTCCTCGAAGACGCCGGCCTCCCGCCCGGCCTCCTCCAGGTCGTCTCGGGAGACGGTGCCGACCTCGGCGAACCCCTGATTTCGCGCGTCGACCACATCGGATTCACGGGTTCGACGGCGGTCGGACGGGAGGTCGGCGCGCTCGCGGGCGAACACCTCACCGACGTGTCGCTCGAACTCGGCGGGAAGAACCCCCTGCTCGTGCTGGACGACGCCGACCCCGAGAAGGCGGCGGCGGGCGCGGTTCGAGCGTCGTTCGCGAACGCCGGTCAGCTCTGCATCTCCACGGAACGCCTCTACGTCCACGCCGACGCCTACGACGAGTTCGTGGACGCGTTCGTCCGCGAGACCCGGAACCTCGCGCTCGGCGCGGGGTTCGAGTACGGCCCCGAGATGGGGAGCCTGCAGTCCGAACAGCAACTGGAGAAGGTCGCGGCGCACGTCGAGGACGCCGTGGCGCGCGGCGCGACCGTGCTCGCCGGCGGCCGCGACCGCCCCGACCTCGGCCCCTACTTCTACGAACCCACGGTTCTGGAGGACGTGACCGCGGAGATGACGCTCTCCGGCGAGGAGACGTTCGGGCCCGTGGTCGCGCTCTACGAGGTCGATTCCGTCGAGGAGGCGGTCGAGCGCGCGAACGACTCCCCGTACGGGCTGAACGCGTCGGTCTGGACGACGGACACCGACCGCGGGGAGCGGGTGGCGGAGCGCATCGAGTGCGGAACGGTGAACGTGAACGAGGGGTACGCGGCCGCGTGGGCGTCCATCGACGCGCCGATGGGCGGGATGAAGGACTCCGGGGTCGGTCGCCGGCACGGCGACGAGGGCCTCCTGAAGTACACGGAGTCCCAGACGGTCGCGACCCAGCGCGGCGTCCGCATCGACCCCGGGCCGCTCCCGCAGTCCCTCTGGACGGCCGGTCTCACGCTCGGCCTGCGCGCGCTGAAGCGCGTCTCGGGGTGGGTGCGGTGA
- a CDS encoding SDR family oxidoreductase, whose translation MSVFLTGFPGFLGSALVERLRDRTDRIDCLIQSRYREQAETRGEAIAGDDWRETIALHEGDITQSHLGLGPDTYDRLQADADEVFHLAAVYDLAVEREVGMAVNVEGTERVLDFAADADLRRLQYVSTCYVSGRHDGVFRETDLDVGQSFNNHYEETKFLAERAVQARMDEIPTTVYRPAIAVGDSATGETQKYDGPYFVLQWLLRCPGIAPVPFMPGSLDTELNVVPRDFVVDAIDELSRLERSSGTVYQLCDPNPPTIPELTALLADAADTRTLPVPSTRGLTKRLLRTRLGRETGILPESVDYFTHPTTYVCPNTRRDLEHAACPPFESYVDTLVDYVREHPEIDSNAMV comes from the coding sequence GTGAGCGTCTTCCTCACGGGCTTCCCGGGCTTCCTCGGGTCGGCGCTCGTCGAACGCCTCCGCGACCGCACTGACCGCATCGACTGCTTGATTCAGTCCCGGTACCGCGAACAGGCCGAAACGCGCGGCGAAGCCATCGCCGGCGACGACTGGCGGGAGACCATCGCACTCCACGAGGGCGACATCACGCAGTCCCACCTCGGCCTCGGCCCCGACACCTACGACCGCCTCCAGGCGGACGCCGACGAGGTGTTCCACCTCGCCGCCGTCTACGACCTCGCCGTCGAGCGCGAGGTCGGGATGGCAGTGAACGTCGAGGGCACGGAGCGCGTCCTCGACTTCGCCGCGGACGCCGACCTCCGCCGCCTCCAGTACGTGAGCACGTGCTACGTCTCCGGCCGCCACGACGGCGTGTTCCGCGAGACCGACCTCGACGTGGGCCAGTCCTTCAACAACCACTACGAGGAGACGAAGTTCCTCGCCGAACGCGCCGTCCAAGCGCGGATGGACGAGATTCCCACGACCGTCTATCGGCCCGCCATCGCCGTCGGCGACTCCGCGACGGGCGAGACCCAGAAGTACGACGGCCCCTACTTCGTCCTCCAGTGGCTCCTCCGCTGTCCCGGTATCGCGCCCGTCCCGTTCATGCCGGGGTCGCTCGACACCGAACTGAACGTCGTCCCCCGCGACTTCGTCGTGGACGCCATCGACGAACTCAGCCGACTGGAGCGCTCCTCGGGCACCGTCTACCAGCTCTGCGACCCGAACCCGCCGACGATTCCCGAACTCACCGCGTTACTCGCGGACGCCGCCGACACCCGCACGCTCCCCGTCCCGAGCACGCGCGGCCTCACGAAACGCCTCCTCCGCACCCGCCTCGGCCGCGAAACCGGCATCCTCCCGGAGTCCGTGGACTACTTCACGCACCCGACGACGTACGTCTGCCCGAACACCCGCCGCGACCTCGAACACGCCGCGTGTCCGCCGTTCGAGAGCTACGTCGACACGCTCGTCGACTACGTCAGAGAACACCCGGAGATAGACTCGAACGCGATGGTTTAG
- the prf1 gene encoding peptide chain release factor aRF-1, producing the protein MSEQQEEQSEDRKKYEFRKLIEELKEYSGSGTQLVTIYIPPDRQISDVVAHVTQEHSEASNIKSKQTRTNVQDALTSIKDRLRYYDTFPPENGMVLFSGAVDSGGGQTKMVTEVLENPPQPVESFRYHCDSEFLTEPLEHMLADKGLYGLIVLDRREANVGWLKGKRVEPVKSASSLVPGKQRKGGQSAQRFARLRLEAIDNFYQEVAGMANDLFVAKRHELDGILVGGPSPTKDEFLDGDYLHHELQDKVLGKFDVSYTDESGLSDLVDAGSEALSEAELMQDKDDMNEFFSELQGGGLATYGFEPTRQNLVMGSVDRLLLSEDLRKDVVVYECENGHEEYEVVDRRASTPSHDCTDCDATVAADDGEREDVIDFLMEIADQRGTDTHFISTDFEKGEQLLTAFGGIAGLLRYDTGI; encoded by the coding sequence ATGAGTGAACAGCAGGAGGAGCAGTCCGAAGACCGGAAGAAGTACGAGTTCCGGAAGCTCATCGAGGAGCTGAAGGAGTACTCCGGTTCGGGGACGCAGCTCGTCACTATCTACATTCCGCCGGATCGCCAGATTTCTGACGTGGTGGCGCACGTCACGCAGGAGCACTCGGAGGCGTCGAACATCAAGTCGAAGCAGACGCGGACGAACGTGCAGGACGCCCTGACGTCTATCAAAGACCGCTTGCGGTACTACGATACGTTCCCGCCGGAGAACGGGATGGTGTTGTTCTCGGGCGCGGTGGATTCGGGCGGCGGGCAGACGAAGATGGTGACGGAGGTGCTGGAGAATCCGCCGCAGCCGGTGGAGTCGTTCCGCTACCACTGCGACAGCGAGTTCCTGACGGAGCCGCTGGAGCACATGCTAGCGGACAAGGGCCTGTACGGTCTCATCGTGCTCGACCGGCGGGAGGCGAACGTCGGGTGGCTGAAGGGCAAGCGCGTGGAGCCCGTGAAGTCCGCGAGTTCGCTCGTCCCCGGGAAGCAGCGGAAAGGTGGACAGTCAGCGCAGCGGTTCGCGCGACTGCGGTTGGAGGCTATCGACAACTTCTACCAAGAGGTCGCGGGGATGGCGAACGACCTGTTCGTCGCGAAGCGCCACGAACTCGACGGGATTCTGGTGGGCGGCCCGAGTCCGACGAAGGACGAGTTCCTCGACGGCGACTACCTCCACCACGAACTCCAGGACAAGGTGCTCGGGAAGTTCGACGTCTCGTACACGGACGAGTCCGGGCTGAGCGACCTCGTGGACGCGGGGTCGGAGGCGCTCTCCGAGGCGGAGTTGATGCAGGACAAGGACGACATGAACGAGTTCTTCTCGGAACTCCAGGGCGGCGGCCTCGCCACGTACGGGTTCGAGCCGACCCGCCAGAACCTCGTGATGGGGTCCGTGGATAGGCTCCTGTTGAGCGAGGACTTGCGGAAGGACGTGGTCGTCTACGAGTGCGAGAACGGCCACGAGGAGTACGAGGTCGTCGACCGGCGCGCGTCCACGCCGAGTCACGACTGCACGGACTGCGACGCGACGGTCGCGGCGGACGACGGCGAGCGCGAGGACGTCATCGACTTCCTGATGGAGATCGCCGACCAGCGCGGGACGGACACGCACTTCATCAGCACGGACTTCGAGAAGGGCGAACAGCTCCTCACGGCGTTCGGCGGTATCGCGGGTCTCCTCCGGTACGACACCGGAATCTAA
- the argS gene encoding arginine--tRNA ligase — MFLAFRAEVEDALTGALSTLDLPTDDLGLEEPPEDVPAVLASSVAFRLASEVGAAPASVAADIVAELDTDGYDYLGDATAQGPYVNFEVTRQYDADTLAATQSAEFGRLPDTGDDVVVEHTSANPTGPVHVGRARNPIIGDATARVLDYAGNDVTREYYVNDAGRQMAVFTWAYETFDESDLPSPEREKPDYDLVRYYRKGNAFLENGDEDEVAAAEDEIADIIEGLDSGDEETYERVSEVVDQVLEGMTDTLSRLPAEFDEFVKETRFLQDESTHEVTERLKDAEYAYKEEGAWQLDLDDWDIEQSFVFLRSDGTTLYTTRDLAHHEWKFEKFDRAVTVLGEDQELHANKLRAALDILGNDTDQLQELFYGWVNLPGGESMSTRAGTGVDMDDLLDEAVSRARDEVEKRLDDRIREDDLTEDDIERISRQVGIGAVRYDIVAKQPQKSITFDWDDALDFEGQSAPYVQYAHARSCGILDGQTVPDDIDAGLLTEDAEIQLVRSVARLPVVVERSADELEPHQIATYVRDLADDFNTFYRECPVLADDVDDDVRDARLAVVNAAREALDTGLGLLGVEAPESM; from the coding sequence ATGTTCCTAGCGTTTCGCGCGGAGGTCGAAGACGCCCTCACCGGGGCGCTCTCGACCCTCGACCTCCCGACCGACGACCTCGGCCTCGAAGAACCCCCCGAGGACGTGCCCGCCGTGCTCGCATCGAGCGTCGCGTTCCGCCTCGCCAGCGAAGTGGGGGCCGCGCCCGCCAGCGTCGCCGCCGACATCGTCGCGGAACTCGACACGGACGGCTACGACTACCTCGGGGACGCGACCGCCCAGGGGCCGTACGTGAACTTCGAGGTCACCCGGCAGTACGACGCGGACACGCTCGCCGCGACCCAGTCCGCGGAGTTCGGCCGCCTCCCCGACACCGGCGACGACGTGGTCGTGGAGCACACGAGCGCGAACCCGACCGGACCCGTGCACGTCGGGCGCGCCCGCAACCCCATCATCGGGGACGCGACGGCGCGCGTGCTCGACTACGCCGGCAACGACGTGACCCGCGAGTACTACGTGAACGACGCCGGCCGCCAGATGGCCGTGTTCACGTGGGCGTACGAGACGTTCGACGAGTCCGACCTCCCCAGTCCCGAGCGCGAGAAACCCGACTACGACCTCGTCCGGTACTACCGGAAGGGGAACGCCTTCCTCGAAAACGGCGACGAGGACGAGGTCGCGGCCGCCGAGGACGAAATCGCGGACATCATCGAAGGCCTCGACAGCGGCGACGAGGAGACGTACGAGCGCGTGAGCGAGGTCGTCGACCAGGTCTTGGAGGGGATGACGGACACGCTCTCGCGGTTGCCCGCGGAGTTCGACGAGTTCGTGAAGGAGACTCGATTCCTCCAGGACGAGTCCACCCACGAGGTCACGGAACGCCTGAAGGACGCCGAGTACGCGTACAAGGAGGAGGGCGCGTGGCAACTCGACCTCGACGACTGGGACATCGAGCAGTCGTTCGTCTTCCTGCGCTCGGACGGCACGACCCTCTACACGACCCGGGACTTGGCGCACCACGAGTGGAAGTTCGAGAAGTTCGACCGCGCGGTCACCGTGCTCGGCGAAGACCAGGAGCTCCACGCGAACAAGCTCCGCGCCGCGCTCGACATCCTCGGGAACGACACCGACCAGCTCCAGGAGTTGTTCTACGGCTGGGTGAACCTCCCGGGCGGCGAGTCGATGAGCACGCGCGCCGGCACCGGCGTGGACATGGACGACCTCCTGGACGAAGCCGTCTCGCGCGCCCGCGACGAGGTGGAAAAACGCCTCGACGACCGCATCCGCGAGGACGACCTCACCGAGGACGACATCGAACGCATCAGCCGCCAGGTCGGTATCGGCGCGGTGCGCTACGACATCGTCGCGAAACAGCCGCAGAAGTCGATCACGTTCGACTGGGACGACGCCCTCGACTTCGAGGGGCAGAGCGCGCCCTACGTCCAGTACGCCCACGCCCGCAGTTGCGGGATTCTCGACGGCCAGACCGTCCCCGACGACATCGACGCCGGCCTCCTCACCGAGGACGCCGAAATCCAGCTCGTGCGGTCCGTCGCCCGCCTCCCCGTCGTCGTCGAACGCAGCGCGGACGAACTCGAACCCCACCAGATAGCGACCTACGTCCGCGACCTCGCCGACGACTTCAACACGTTCTACCGCGAGTGCCCCGTCCTCGCCGACGACGTGGACGACGACGTGCGGGACGCGCGGCTCGCAGTCGTCAACGCCGCCCGCGAAGCCCTCGACACCGGCCTCGGCCTCCTGGGTGTGGAAGCGCCCGAGTCGATGTAG
- a CDS encoding ABC transporter substrate-binding protein, which translates to MSDPVVVSLLPSATEILYALACEPAAVSHECDYPPDAAEKPAANRLLIDPDVSSEEINDQLEGASDVYEIRRDVLEAIDPDVVVTQGVCDVCAVDEVLVADAVSDLGLDCEVVTTDPHHLDDVFGDIERIGAAVGRDERAAELVERLRARVRAVAERVPDGERPRTLVCDWMSPPMIAGHWVPELVETAGGEYGLAAPGAYSEYEDWADVVAFDPEVFVAAPCGFGMEQTLDNLDELREREGWRDLAAVESGRVFAVDGHHYVNRPGPRLVDTLELLAWCLHPEAFETPEKADARRVARRVA; encoded by the coding sequence ATGAGCGACCCAGTCGTCGTTTCCCTCCTCCCCTCCGCGACCGAAATCCTGTACGCGCTCGCCTGCGAGCCCGCCGCGGTCTCCCACGAGTGCGACTACCCGCCCGACGCGGCGGAGAAACCCGCGGCGAACCGCCTCCTCATCGACCCCGACGTGTCCAGCGAGGAGATAAACGACCAGCTGGAGGGCGCGAGCGACGTGTACGAGATACGGCGGGACGTGCTCGAAGCCATCGACCCGGACGTGGTGGTGACGCAGGGCGTCTGCGACGTGTGCGCGGTGGACGAAGTCCTCGTCGCGGACGCCGTCAGCGACCTCGGACTGGACTGCGAGGTGGTGACGACCGACCCCCACCACCTCGACGACGTGTTCGGCGACATCGAACGCATCGGCGCGGCGGTCGGCCGGGACGAGCGCGCGGCCGAACTGGTCGAACGCCTCCGAGCGCGCGTGCGGGCGGTGGCGGAGCGCGTGCCGGACGGCGAGCGCCCGCGGACGCTCGTGTGCGACTGGATGAGTCCGCCGATGATAGCGGGCCACTGGGTGCCCGAACTCGTGGAGACGGCGGGCGGCGAGTACGGACTCGCCGCGCCGGGCGCGTACAGCGAGTACGAGGACTGGGCGGACGTCGTCGCGTTCGACCCGGAGGTGTTCGTCGCCGCGCCCTGCGGGTTCGGAATGGAACAGACGCTCGACAACCTCGACGAACTCCGCGAGCGCGAGGGCTGGCGCGACCTCGCCGCGGTCGAGTCAGGCCGGGTGTTCGCGGTGGACGGCCACCACTACGTCAATCGGCCGGGGCCGCGGCTGGTGGACACGCTCGAACTGCTCGCGTGGTGCCTGCATCCGGAGGCGTTCGAGACGCCGGAGAAAGCGGACGCGCGGCGGGTGGCGCGACGGGTCGCCTAG
- the twy1 gene encoding 4-demethylwyosine synthase TYW1 — MSESDGPKQVSSPEYHSENHTAAQTCGWTANSLRGEGTCYKYAFYGIRSHRCIQMTPVVRCNERCVFCWRDHAGHTYELDGVEWDDPEAVVDASIRLQKKLLSGFGGNDDVPRERFEEAMDPQHVAISLDGEPTLYPHLPELVEAFHDRGLTTFLVSNGTRPDVLRECEPTQLYVSVDAPERATFEDVVGAMEADAWEKLVETLDVLAGKDCRTTLRTTLVNGENMQNPDWYAGLYGRADPDFVELKAYMHVGHSRGRLDRSAMPRHEDVLDFAREVQSHLPEHSVLKDQEQSSVALLAREEDTWVESLKHPS, encoded by the coding sequence ATGAGCGAGTCGGACGGGCCGAAGCAGGTGTCCTCGCCGGAGTATCACAGCGAGAACCACACCGCGGCCCAGACCTGCGGCTGGACGGCGAACTCGCTGCGCGGCGAGGGCACGTGCTACAAGTACGCGTTCTACGGGATTCGCTCTCATCGCTGCATCCAGATGACGCCCGTCGTCCGGTGCAACGAGCGCTGCGTGTTCTGCTGGCGCGATCACGCCGGCCACACGTACGAACTGGACGGCGTGGAGTGGGACGACCCCGAGGCGGTCGTGGACGCCTCCATCCGTCTCCAGAAGAAACTCCTCTCCGGGTTCGGCGGGAACGACGACGTCCCCCGCGAGCGCTTCGAGGAGGCGATGGATCCCCAGCACGTCGCCATCAGTCTGGACGGCGAACCCACGCTCTACCCGCACCTCCCCGAACTCGTGGAGGCGTTCCACGACCGCGGGCTGACGACGTTCCTCGTGTCGAACGGCACGCGGCCGGACGTGCTCCGGGAGTGCGAGCCGACCCAGTTGTACGTCTCGGTGGACGCGCCGGAGCGCGCGACGTTCGAGGACGTGGTGGGCGCGATGGAGGCGGACGCGTGGGAGAAACTGGTCGAGACGCTGGACGTGCTGGCCGGGAAGGACTGCCGGACGACGCTGCGGACGACGCTCGTGAACGGCGAGAACATGCAGAACCCGGACTGGTACGCCGGCCTCTACGGGCGCGCCGACCCGGACTTCGTGGAGTTGAAGGCGTACATGCACGTCGGGCACTCGCGGGGCCGCCTCGACCGGTCGGCGATGCCGCGCCACGAGGACGTGCTCGACTTCGCGCGCGAGGTGCAGTCCCACCTGCCCGAGCACTCCGTGCTCAAAGACCAGGAGCAGTCGTCGGTGGCGTTGCTGGCGCGCGAGGAGGACACGTGGGTGGAGTCGCTGAAACACCCCTCGTAG
- a CDS encoding CTP-dependent riboflavin kinase, which translates to MSNTTRTAVGSDELAVLKLLALDGARRGEVKVSCANLADRLDASSQTASRRLQSLDEGGLVDRDLVSDGQWVQVTADGERLLESEYEDYRRIFEESNDLSLTGTVTGGMGEGRHYISLPGYKRQFAEKLGYEPFPGTLNVSLSAQSRRERAAMEALDGVPIDSWEDDERTYGSATCYPSALEADSGTYEPVHVIVPDRTHHDEDQLELIAPDRLRDELGLDDGDDVVVHVEGE; encoded by the coding sequence ATGTCGAACACCACGCGGACGGCGGTCGGCTCCGACGAGCTGGCCGTCCTCAAACTCCTCGCCCTGGACGGCGCGCGCCGCGGCGAGGTGAAGGTGTCCTGCGCGAACCTCGCCGACCGGCTCGACGCCTCCAGCCAGACCGCGTCCCGCCGCCTCCAGTCCCTCGACGAGGGCGGTCTCGTCGACCGCGACCTCGTCAGCGACGGCCAGTGGGTGCAGGTCACCGCGGACGGCGAACGCCTCCTCGAAAGCGAGTACGAGGACTACCGCCGCATCTTCGAGGAGTCGAACGACCTCTCCCTCACCGGCACCGTCACCGGCGGGATGGGCGAGGGCCGCCACTACATCAGCCTCCCGGGCTACAAGCGCCAGTTCGCGGAGAAACTCGGCTACGAGCCGTTCCCGGGCACGCTCAACGTCTCGCTCTCCGCGCAGAGCCGCCGGGAACGCGCCGCGATGGAGGCGCTCGACGGCGTCCCCATCGACTCCTGGGAGGACGACGAGCGCACGTACGGGAGCGCGACCTGCTACCCGAGCGCGCTCGAAGCCGACTCCGGCACGTACGAACCCGTCCACGTCATCGTCCCCGACCGCACCCACCACGACGAAGACCAGCTCGAACTCATCGCGCCCGACCGACTCCGCGACGAACTCGGCCTCGACGACGGCGACGACGTGGTCGTGCACGTGGAGGGCGAGTGA